Below is a genomic region from Phocaeicola salanitronis DSM 18170.
TTACCGAACGAATGGATAGAGAACAGTATCGAGACGTACATCTATCAGCACACAACGAAATCGCAGGTGATCTACTGGGTTGTCCTGCTTGCCGTGACCGTCACATTAGTGGCACTTCCCTTTGTCTATGTGGATATCTCCGTACAGGGAAGCGGCGTAGTGAGACCGGTTGCGGAAAAGGCTGAAATCACTTCCTCCATTACCGAAATTGTGGATTCGGTATTCGTGAAGGAAGGTGACCAGGTGAACAAGGGAGATGTGATTCTCCGGTTCCGCACCAACAATTCGGACTACAAGATCAATTACCAGACCAGCCGGTTGAACGACTGCAGCGCACAGCTTGCCGACCTTGCCTTTTTAGCGAAGGGCGAACGTCCGGAACGGTTCAGTTCTCCGGTAAGGCAGCAGGAATACGCCTATTTCATCCGGAAGAAACAGGAACTGGAAACGGCACTGGCACAGGCGGAAAAGGAATACACCCGGAACAGGACGCTTTTTGAGAAGAAGGTCATTTCGGAAGAGGAATATGACAGTTACTACTTCAAGTTGAAAAGCCAGCAGAACGAACTGGCATCGCTGGTACAGAGCCAGCTCAGCACCTGGCAGGCAGACCAGAACACCTACCGGAACACATACAACGAGATGAACTCCAGCCTGAATCAGGAGATAAAGGACAAGGACATGTATATTGTGCGCAGCCCGGTGGACGGGACGGTAGACCAGTTCTCCGGCGTGTACCGCGGAAGCAGCATTCAGGCAGGTCAGTCGCTGGCGGTTATCAGTCCCGACTCCACGCTCTGCCTGGAGGTCTATGTCACGCCGAGAAACATCGGGTTTATGAGCGTGGGTATGCCGGTGAACGTGCAGGTAGAATCGTTCAATTACAACGAATGGGGAACGATACCGGGAAGAGTAAAGGATATATCATCGGACTTCCTGACGGACAGCCAAGGCAATTCCTTCTACAAGGTGAAATGCGAGATGGAGCGTGATTATCTCCAGCTGAAGAACGGAAGGGTAGGGAAGCTGAAAAAAGGAATGACGGTGAATGCGCATTTCATGGTGACACGCCGTTCGCTGTTCGACCTGCTCTATCAGAAGATGGACGGATGGGTGAACCCGAAACAGTATGAGAACGAAACAATGGTAGCGAAATTAAACTGAATGGAAAAACGGAAAAAACAGAATGACTATGTATAAGAAAGGAATCAAGATAAAACAGCATGACATTACGGACTGCGGCGCGGCATGCCTTGCCTCTGTCTGCGCACATTACGGGCTTCAGTTTCCGGTTGCCCGCATCCGGCAGTACGCGTTCACCGACCAGAAAGGAACAAACGTGTTGGGACTGATAGAGGCTGCCAACCGGCTCGGACTTTCGGCAAAAGGCGTGAGGGCACAGTTTGAAGCGCTTGCCATCGTTCCGAAACCGACCATCGCCCATGTAATCGTACATGAGCACCTGCAGCACTTCGTGGTCATCTATAAGGTGGAAAAGGGACACATCACCTATATGGATCCGGGAGACGGAAGGATGCACAAGGTGACGGACGAAGAGTTTAAGAGGATGTGGACGGGCGTGCTTGTGCTGATGGAACCGGAAGAGACCTTCAAGAAGGGGAACATGAAAACCAGCATGACGCGGAAATTCTTCTCGCTGCTGGCACCACACAAGAGCGTCATGATGCAGGCGGTGTTCGGGGCGTTGGTATACAGTATTCTCGGACTGTCCACCTCGGTATATGTAGGCAAGATTACCGATTACGTATTAGTGGACGGAAACATCAACCTGCTCAACCTGATGGGCGTGGTGATGATTGTCATCCTGATTCTCCGCACCTTTATCGGAGCCATGAAGAGCATCCTGGCACTGAAGACCGGACAGCGCATCGATGCCGCCTTGATACTGGGATATTACAAGCACCTGCTGACGCTCCCGCAACAGTTCTT
It encodes:
- a CDS encoding HlyD family secretion protein — encoded protein: MLLPNEWIENSIETYIYQHTTKSQVIYWVVLLAVTVTLVALPFVYVDISVQGSGVVRPVAEKAEITSSITEIVDSVFVKEGDQVNKGDVILRFRTNNSDYKINYQTSRLNDCSAQLADLAFLAKGERPERFSSPVRQQEYAYFIRKKQELETALAQAEKEYTRNRTLFEKKVISEEEYDSYYFKLKSQQNELASLVQSQLSTWQADQNTYRNTYNEMNSSLNQEIKDKDMYIVRSPVDGTVDQFSGVYRGSSIQAGQSLAVISPDSTLCLEVYVTPRNIGFMSVGMPVNVQVESFNYNEWGTIPGRVKDISSDFLTDSQGNSFYKVKCEMERDYLQLKNGRVGKLKKGMTVNAHFMVTRRSLFDLLYQKMDGWVNPKQYENETMVAKLN